Proteins encoded together in one Telopea speciosissima isolate NSW1024214 ecotype Mountain lineage chromosome 4, Tspe_v1, whole genome shotgun sequence window:
- the LOC122660305 gene encoding lecithin-cholesterol acyltransferase-like 1 has translation MKGMVVVGFVLMALVMFSSCSKLHPIILVPGSGGNQLEARLNEAYKPSSLVCNRWLPIPKEEGGWFRLWFDPSVLLSPFTKCFAQRMILYYDLHKDDYFNCPGVETRVPDFGSTQSLLCLDPKLKHITTYMADLVDSLEQEGYKEGETLFGAPYDFRYGLAAAGHPSSTGSKFLEDLKGLIEMASTSNEGNPVIILSHSLGGLFALHLLNRNHLSWRRKYVKHFISLSAPWGGTVQEMITFASGYSLGVPLVDPLLVREEQRSSESNLWLLPSPKLFPSNKPLVITENRNYSASEIPQFLEDIGFSQGVHPYRTRILPLINKFTAPEVPVTCIVGSEVKTPETLFYGRDGGFDEQPEVLYGDGDGTVNMMSLLALESEWAGMEAKQTLKVTRIPHVSHTSILKDSVSVAEIVREISTINSVQVLRSVV, from the exons ATGAAAggaatggtggtggtggggtttGTTTTGATGGCTTTGGTTATGTTCTCTTCTTGTAGTAAACTCCATCCAATAATTCTGGTTCCTGGGAGCGGAGGGAACCAGCTAGAAGCAAGGTTAAACGAGGCTTACAAACCCTCGAGCTTGGTCTGCAACCGTTGGTTACCGAttccaaaagaagaaggaggatgGTTTAGACTATGGTTCGACCCTTCCGTCCTCTTATCTCCCTTCACCAAATGCTTCGCTCAACGAATGATTCTCTATTACGATCTCCACAAAGATGACTACTTTAACTGTCCCGGTGTTGAAACCAGAGTCCCTGACTTCGGCTCTACTCAGTCGCTTCTCTGCCTCGATCCCAAACtcaa GCACATCACAACATATATGGCAGACTTGGTGGACTCTCTTGAACAAGAAGGCTACAAGGAAGGAGAAACACTCTTTGGAGCACCATATGACTTCCGATATGGTCTAGCAGCTGCTGGTCACCCATCTTCTACAGGTTCCAAATTCCTTGAAGACCTTAAAGGATTGATAGAGATGGCAAGCACATCCAATGAAGGAAACCCAGTAATAATCCTTTCCCACAGCTTAGGCGGTCTCTTCGCCCTTCACCTTCTCAATAGAAATCACTTATCTTGGCGTCGCAAGTATGTTAAACACTTCATCTCCTTATCAGCTCCATGGGGTGGTACTGTTCAAGAGATGATCACATTTGCTTCTGGTTACTCCTTAGGTGTTCCCTTAGTTGATCCATTACTTGTAAGAGAAGAGCAAAGGAGCTCAGAAAGCAACCTTTGGCTATTACCCTCTCCTAAACTATTCCCGTCAAACAAACCTCTTGTAATTACAGAAAACAGAAACTACTCTGCCAGTGAAATCCCACAGTTTCTTGAGGACATAGGCTTTTCCCAAGGTGTACATCCTTATAGAACAAGAATTTTGCCACTAATTAACAAGTTTACTGCACCAGAGGTTCCTGTGACTTGCATTGTTGGGAGTGAGGTTAAGACACCTGAGACTTTGTTTTATGGGAGAGATGGAGGGTTTGATGAACAGCCTGAGGTTCTGTATGGGGATGGAGATGGGACTGTGAACATGATGAGTTTGTTAGCACTTGAATCAGAGTGGGCTGGGATGGAAGCCAAACAGACTCTTAAGGTAACAAGAATTCCTCATGTCTCTCATACTTCCATTCTAAAGGACAGTGTCTCTGTTGCAGAAATAGTAAGAGAAATTTCTACTATAAATTCAGTACAAGTTCTGAGATCAGTTGTGTAG